One window of the Montipora foliosa isolate CH-2021 chromosome 4, ASM3666993v2, whole genome shotgun sequence genome contains the following:
- the LOC138000997 gene encoding uncharacterized protein yields the protein MRLRLPAVKLEKIVSACKALLAKHQPSVRDVAKVTGLLVSALPAVNYLEMHYRSLELCKTQTLTGSLDYDTTLPLSSQARSDLQWVIENVTQCNGRLFQVPKIDIYIQSDASLIGWGAVSGSLSASGRWSQSESKRHINYLELLASFHALQCFVFNSRSIHVRLALDNSTAVAYINNMGGVRSPLLDSLSKSIWEWCKLRDIFISAQHIPGKVNNQADTLSREISFQDIIFQTFTPEIDLFASRLNAKTAKFISWHPQPGAVATDAICLSWANMNCYAFPPFSLLPRVLAKIRHDKALV from the coding sequence ATGAGATTGCGGTTGCCGGCTGTTAAGTTAGAGAAGATAGTCTCTGCCTGTAAAGCCCTTTTAGCTAAGCATCAACCTAGTGTTAGGGATGTTGCTAAAGTAACTGGGCTGTTAGTTTCTGCTCTCCCGGCGGTGAATTATCTAGAGATGCATTACCGTTCCTTAGAGTTATGCAAGACCCAGACTTTGACTGGTAGCCTTGATTATGACACGACACTTCCCTTAAGCTCTCAAGCTCGTTCTGATTTACAATGGGTCATTGAGAATGTTACCCAGTGCAATGGTAGACTGTTTCAGGTTCCGAAAATTGATATTTACATCCAGAGTGATGCAAGTTTGATTGGTTGGGGAGCTGTGAGCGGTAGTCTGTCTGCATCTGGCAGATGGTCTCAAAGTGAATCCAAACGTCATATTAATTACCTGGAACTTCTAGCATCATTTCATGCTCTCCAGTGTTTTGTGTTTAACTCAAGGTCTATTCATGTTAGACTTGCACTCGACAACTCCACTGCAGTGGCCTATATTAATAACATGGGGGGTGTTCGATCCCCCTTATTAGATTCCTTGTCCAAAAGTATTTGGGAATGGTGCAAGTTGAGAGATATTTTCATTTCTGCTCAACACATCCCAGGGAAGGTTAATAATCAGGCCGATACCTTATCCAGGGAAATCTCCTTTCAGGATATTATTTTTCAAACCTTTACTCCTGAGATTGACCTCTTCGCATCTAGGCTTAATGCCAAGACCGCAAAGTTTATCTCCTGGCACCCACAGCCAGGTGCAGTGGCTACAGATGCCATTTGTTTGAGCTGGGCTAATATGAATTGCTATGCCTTTCCTCCTTTTAGTTTGCTACCTCGAGTACTAGCCAAGATTCGCCACGACAAGGCCCTAGTTTAG